In Aquimarina sp. TRL1, a single window of DNA contains:
- a CDS encoding type I restriction-modification system subunit M, which produces MKDNRPTQDQINNALWNACDTFRGAFDSSEYKNYILVFMFIKYLSDVWKDHYNELKERYGDDEELIQRKLKRERFVLPANCTFDYIYEHRNDTDIGEKIDKIFAQIEERNIEKLDGVFRNISFNSDKLGQTRDRNRRLKNLINDFAKPELDFRPSLWEGKQDILGEAYMYLLEKFASGAGKKGGEFFTPKEVSSLLAKLVSPKEGNRIFDPTCGSGSLLIKVAEETKDSSGNATNNFAIYGQESNGDTWALSKMNCFLHSMDSAQIEWCDTINNPKLKEGDALMKFDIVVANPPFSLDKWGHENAEADRYKRFLRGVPPKSKGDYAFILHMIETTLPTGKVGVIVPHGVLFRGSSEQKIRRKLIEENLLEAVIGLPTNLFYGTGIPAAILIFNKAKATDDILFIDASKEFEDGKKQNVLRSQDIEKIVTTYNDFKTIEKYSSVVKPEEVAENDFNLNIPRYVDTFEEEEPVDIEAVQKNIEQLEAELVEVRAEMNKHLKELGY; this is translated from the coding sequence ATGAAAGATAATAGACCTACTCAAGATCAAATAAATAACGCATTATGGAATGCTTGTGACACCTTTAGAGGTGCTTTTGATTCATCAGAATACAAAAACTACATCTTAGTTTTTATGTTTATAAAGTATCTAAGTGATGTGTGGAAAGATCATTATAATGAACTTAAAGAACGTTATGGTGATGATGAAGAGTTAATTCAAAGAAAGCTAAAACGCGAACGTTTTGTGCTGCCAGCTAATTGTACTTTCGATTATATCTACGAGCATAGAAATGATACAGATATAGGCGAGAAAATCGATAAAATATTTGCACAAATAGAAGAACGTAATATCGAAAAACTAGATGGAGTATTTCGAAACATCAGTTTTAATTCAGATAAATTAGGGCAAACAAGGGATCGTAATAGACGATTAAAAAACTTAATAAACGATTTTGCTAAGCCTGAGCTAGATTTCCGTCCTTCGTTATGGGAGGGTAAACAAGATATTTTGGGGGAAGCCTATATGTATCTCTTGGAAAAGTTTGCATCAGGAGCTGGTAAAAAAGGGGGAGAATTTTTTACACCTAAAGAAGTGTCAAGTTTGTTGGCAAAATTAGTGTCGCCAAAAGAAGGAAATCGCATTTTTGACCCAACCTGTGGATCTGGTTCTTTGTTAATTAAAGTAGCAGAAGAAACCAAAGATTCAAGTGGTAATGCTACAAATAACTTCGCAATTTATGGTCAAGAATCTAACGGTGATACCTGGGCATTAAGTAAAATGAACTGCTTCCTGCATAGTATGGATTCTGCTCAAATAGAGTGGTGTGATACGATTAACAACCCAAAGCTAAAAGAAGGTGATGCACTAATGAAGTTTGATATAGTAGTAGCTAATCCACCTTTTAGCTTAGATAAATGGGGGCATGAAAATGCTGAAGCAGATCGCTACAAACGTTTTCTTCGTGGTGTCCCGCCAAAATCTAAAGGAGACTATGCTTTTATTCTACATATGATAGAAACCACTTTGCCAACAGGTAAAGTCGGAGTTATAGTGCCACACGGTGTACTTTTTCGTGGTAGTTCAGAACAGAAAATAAGAAGAAAACTAATAGAAGAAAATTTACTAGAAGCAGTAATTGGGCTACCAACAAATTTATTCTATGGTACAGGTATTCCTGCAGCAATTCTCATTTTCAATAAAGCTAAAGCTACTGACGACATACTGTTTATAGATGCTAGTAAAGAGTTCGAAGATGGTAAAAAGCAGAATGTGTTACGCTCTCAGGATATCGAAAAAATAGTAACAACCTATAACGATTTTAAAACAATCGAAAAATACAGTTCAGTAGTAAAACCTGAGGAGGTAGCAGAAAACGATTTTAATCTTAATATACCTCGCTATGTAGATACATTTGAAGAGGAAGAACCAGTAGATATAGAAGCAGTACAAAAAAATATTGAGCAATTAGAAGCTGAGTTAGTAGAGGTGCGAGCAGAAATGAATAAACATTTAAAAGAACTAGGTTATTAA
- a CDS encoding phospholipase D family protein, protein MKKVIRLETEFKNFIHKADEICVAVAMLTDYGLKLFDSRDEDCHFEILVGYDLPTQPSALQRLLDENVEAKIYDVKNQFFHPKLYLFRVDENWTAFLGSGNCTKGGLNTNIELSLKVEDPETIQELLSWHKTYYKLGTTLEQTWLDEYSLFYTERSNKDKELQTITKQFKKATGVTKGKVALSDYDFTGQFFTFKHYDAFTAPKPILDEPGPIKERLEVRNKLEELHHRIYPLMEKKGWEVYPHHQTQHLTSSFRHNERASSNLNAIWLHYGRSEEELERYKAVFVENMTSLYHMRLEILILKDHVWVELRVGKNDGSYPDRNYIREQLKTNPEFLKTYYTLVKKLDKAFTITIAEEELPVRNFKDENHLKEFTLQDNPKFHYFRIGRLYAPGDKAISEDNIVTTVIHDFEKLYPLYQLFKHRF, encoded by the coding sequence ATGAAAAAAGTAATACGACTAGAAACAGAATTTAAGAACTTCATCCATAAGGCTGATGAGATTTGCGTTGCAGTAGCGATGTTAACAGATTATGGCCTTAAATTATTTGATAGTAGAGATGAAGATTGCCATTTTGAAATTCTAGTAGGTTACGATTTACCAACACAACCATCGGCATTACAAAGGTTACTAGACGAAAATGTAGAGGCAAAAATATACGATGTAAAAAATCAGTTCTTTCATCCTAAGCTGTATTTGTTTAGAGTAGATGAAAATTGGACAGCATTTCTAGGATCAGGAAATTGCACCAAAGGAGGCTTAAACACTAACATAGAATTGAGTCTAAAAGTTGAAGATCCAGAAACAATTCAAGAATTGCTAAGTTGGCATAAAACCTATTATAAGCTAGGCACAACATTAGAACAAACATGGTTAGACGAGTACAGTTTATTTTATACAGAAAGAAGTAATAAGGATAAAGAATTACAAACAATTACCAAACAGTTTAAAAAAGCAACAGGTGTTACAAAAGGAAAAGTAGCATTATCTGATTACGATTTTACAGGTCAATTTTTTACGTTTAAGCATTACGATGCTTTCACAGCACCTAAGCCTATTTTAGATGAACCTGGTCCTATTAAAGAAAGACTAGAAGTACGTAATAAATTAGAAGAATTACACCATCGCATTTATCCATTAATGGAGAAAAAAGGTTGGGAAGTATATCCTCATCATCAAACGCAACATTTAACTTCTTCTTTTAGACATAACGAGCGTGCATCGAGCAATTTAAATGCAATATGGTTACACTATGGCCGTAGCGAAGAAGAGTTAGAACGGTATAAAGCTGTTTTTGTTGAAAACATGACCTCACTTTACCATATGCGTTTAGAAATATTAATTCTAAAAGACCATGTGTGGGTAGAGTTGCGTGTAGGTAAAAATGACGGAAGTTATCCGGATAGAAACTACATACGTGAACAATTAAAAACAAATCCAGAGTTTTTAAAGACATATTATACACTTGTTAAAAAATTAGATAAAGCATTTACGATTACCATAGCAGAAGAAGAACTTCCTGTTAGGAATTTTAAAGATGAAAATCATCTAAAAGAATTTACATTACAAGACAATCCAAAATTCCATTATTTCAGAATAGGGCGTTTATATGCACCAGGCGATAAGGCAATTTCAGAGGATAATATAGTTACAACCGTGATTCATGATTTTGAAAAACTATATCCTTTATACCAACTATTTAAGCACAGATTTTAA
- a CDS encoding restriction endonuclease subunit S yields the protein MIKIDIHTKTKKGYKQTKLGWIPEDWNIVKLGSVIDKIVGGGTPSKSKIEYWDGDISWATVKDLSKFNRNSTQQNITGLGLKNSSANLIPANTIIIATRMLLGVAVRYNIDVSINQDLKALFTNDKIYDPFLLQWFEKYKGRVDYLGSGSTVKGISLKAFKAIKIKLPPLPEQQKIASILSTWDRAIAAQEQLIAQKHELKKELVTSLIKGEARFTKKTEKWKKTSLGRIPDDWHLVKLKDLTVEKGIVRGPFGGALKKEVFVEKGYKVYEQKNAIYQTVELGKYFIDDKKFDELKRFSVKGKDLIISCSGTIGRIYEIPKDSPEGVINQALLKLTLDNEVVLNDFFVEQFKWDRIQSSVIDSTQGGAMKNLVSISEFKNTNFIIPPIEEQRNIVSVFNSSKKEIENLKLKLVELKKQKLGLMQQLLTGEKRVRI from the coding sequence ATGATAAAAATAGATATACATACTAAAACTAAAAAAGGCTACAAGCAAACCAAATTAGGATGGATTCCTGAGGATTGGAATATAGTTAAGCTAGGATCTGTAATTGATAAAATTGTTGGGGGAGGAACACCTAGTAAATCTAAAATAGAGTATTGGGATGGGGATATTTCTTGGGCTACAGTAAAAGATTTATCAAAATTCAATAGAAATTCAACACAGCAAAATATTACTGGTTTAGGACTGAAAAATAGTAGTGCAAATTTGATTCCTGCTAATACAATTATTATAGCAACGCGTATGCTTTTAGGTGTTGCTGTTAGATATAATATCGATGTGTCAATAAATCAAGATTTAAAAGCTTTATTTACTAATGATAAGATATACGATCCTTTTCTTTTACAATGGTTTGAAAAATACAAAGGAAGGGTTGATTATTTAGGAAGTGGTAGTACTGTCAAAGGCATTTCTCTTAAAGCTTTTAAAGCAATTAAAATAAAACTTCCACCTCTTCCTGAACAACAAAAAATAGCCAGTATCTTAAGTACTTGGGATAGAGCAATAGCAGCCCAAGAACAACTCATTGCTCAAAAACATGAGCTTAAAAAAGAGCTGGTTACCAGCTTAATTAAAGGGGAAGCAAGATTCACTAAAAAAACTGAAAAATGGAAGAAAACCTCACTTGGTAGAATACCTGATGATTGGCATTTAGTAAAGCTTAAGGATTTAACTGTTGAAAAAGGGATAGTTAGAGGTCCATTCGGTGGGGCTTTAAAAAAAGAGGTTTTTGTAGAAAAAGGATATAAAGTATACGAACAAAAAAATGCAATCTATCAAACAGTAGAATTAGGTAAATATTTTATAGATGATAAAAAATTTGATGAACTTAAAAGGTTTTCTGTAAAAGGAAAAGACTTGATAATTAGTTGTTCGGGAACTATTGGACGTATTTACGAAATTCCAAAGGATAGCCCTGAAGGAGTAATAAATCAAGCACTATTAAAACTTACGCTAGATAATGAAGTTGTTTTAAATGACTTTTTTGTGGAGCAATTTAAATGGGATAGAATTCAATCATCGGTAATAGACTCTACACAAGGAGGTGCAATGAAAAACCTTGTAAGTATAAGTGAGTTCAAAAACACCAATTTCATTATTCCACCAATAGAAGAACAAAGAAATATTGTTTCAGTTTTTAATTCCAGTAAAAAAGAAATTGAGAACCTGAAGCTAAAATTAGTTGAACTTAAAAAACAAAAACTAGGTTTAATGCAACAGTTGTTAACTGGCGAGAAGAGGGTTAGAATATAA
- a CDS encoding RNA-directed DNA polymerase: MRIDRKHIDAAYRKLKSYLYYDNFSLLIRQQLAHFEAVAESKDTLSYDQRLDMLTDFLKKPNVESKYFKGLLNQIKCWTAPKSFEQLSNFQDEGLVISNNFSDSQYGLKKVNYFIDCPIEIHIISILWIINEGYALQNLYNKNNYAYQLELNEESGEVVDGLRLFKPYFMQYPKWRDNGIETAKNVTDKNTDVVIISLDIKEYYYNIKIDDNVQKDLKSLISKGNKGKGTKLTDILFEIMRAYAKKCPKSNDNILPIGLLSSGLIANWYLHSFDELVKKELSPAYYGRYVDDIQIVLANSKLDKSYDKNKYSSSVEAFFEKYFVGRNIFSKPDEKEFKNKKYKYKNDPNIEIQGEKILFYAFESKESQAVLDMFKKKIEQNSSAFWFLPANGDINEDFDQSVYELTYSDTINKLRSVTDIKQSKYGAAVFLAKKIKVTLLSGKKKDEKTADQILTFFKGLISLEFSSIWEKALTYFVITNDQDSFWKFFSEVSRNIDKIVHGKDVPKESVEQVKSYLTQYLMNCSALATALNSEFLTKQWWENKKEKITGNSLKKSFDGEINAIRRAYVNSNLFRNGFIAIPLLNYTKLIVGNNNNINFINHQFLRQNKVDVTSLELDFNKLKYAPRYIYFYEFNLLENLKHLISSAYSSIVPTVDFDNTILDTSFDNFFEANYSIRLIKNKREIQEFKESLRNYYFKIEDEVSDPIKRVSTRKIIIPQSNRNLKDFKVAVANTIVEEDNIIQSLFKKPNESTDRRDDLIDILNAAEKSKSDALILPEVSVPYPWLPQLTDEARRKQRMLIMGLEHMTVNNKAFNYLVTCLPIKHNGIKDCIVSLRLKNHYSPGEQSLILSKGRKIPKVTPYYYEHFVWRGIHFSCYNCYELTDIEHRALFKGKIDVMFASEYNRDVNYFSNIAESVSRDVHCAFIQSNSAQFGDSRITIPKKTALKDILRLKGGINSVVLVGKLNIADLREFQSTLVQFQDTNKYKNTPPNFDHRGAEER, from the coding sequence ATGAGAATAGACAGAAAACATATAGATGCTGCTTACAGAAAATTAAAGAGCTATTTGTACTACGACAATTTTTCTTTGTTGATTAGACAACAATTAGCACATTTTGAAGCTGTGGCAGAATCAAAAGACACTTTAAGCTATGATCAGAGATTAGACATGCTAACTGATTTTCTAAAAAAACCAAATGTAGAATCTAAATACTTTAAAGGTTTATTAAATCAGATTAAATGTTGGACAGCCCCAAAATCATTTGAGCAGTTATCAAATTTTCAGGACGAAGGGCTTGTAATTAGTAACAATTTTTCTGATTCGCAATATGGATTAAAAAAAGTCAATTATTTTATTGATTGTCCTATTGAAATTCACATTATATCTATTCTTTGGATTATCAATGAAGGTTATGCATTGCAAAATTTGTACAATAAAAACAACTACGCATACCAACTGGAGCTTAATGAAGAAAGTGGTGAGGTTGTAGATGGTTTAAGATTGTTTAAACCTTATTTCATGCAGTACCCTAAATGGCGCGATAATGGAATCGAGACAGCAAAAAATGTAACAGATAAAAATACTGACGTTGTTATTATATCATTAGATATTAAAGAATACTACTATAATATTAAGATTGATGATAATGTCCAAAAAGATCTTAAAAGTTTAATATCTAAGGGTAATAAAGGTAAAGGAACTAAGCTCACAGATATCCTTTTTGAAATAATGCGTGCCTATGCCAAAAAATGCCCTAAAAGCAACGATAACATTCTACCTATAGGTTTGCTCTCATCAGGTCTTATAGCTAATTGGTATTTGCATTCTTTTGATGAGCTTGTTAAAAAAGAATTATCACCAGCTTATTACGGACGATATGTTGATGATATTCAAATAGTTTTGGCTAATTCTAAACTAGATAAAAGCTATGATAAAAATAAGTATAGTTCATCTGTAGAAGCATTTTTTGAAAAGTATTTTGTAGGACGTAATATCTTCAGTAAACCAGATGAAAAAGAGTTTAAAAACAAGAAATATAAGTACAAAAATGATCCTAACATAGAGATACAGGGAGAGAAAATACTATTCTATGCCTTTGAAAGTAAGGAATCTCAAGCCGTATTAGATATGTTCAAGAAAAAAATAGAGCAAAACTCAAGCGCTTTTTGGTTTCTTCCTGCTAACGGTGATATAAATGAAGATTTTGACCAAAGTGTCTATGAGCTTACCTATTCAGATACAATAAACAAATTAAGAAGTGTAACAGATATTAAGCAGAGTAAATATGGTGCAGCTGTATTTCTAGCAAAAAAAATAAAAGTTACATTACTGTCTGGCAAAAAGAAAGATGAAAAAACAGCAGACCAGATATTAACATTTTTCAAAGGCTTAATTAGTTTGGAGTTTTCTTCAATTTGGGAAAAAGCACTAACCTACTTTGTAATTACTAACGATCAAGATTCTTTCTGGAAATTCTTTAGTGAAGTATCTCGTAATATTGATAAAATTGTTCATGGTAAAGATGTGCCTAAAGAAAGTGTAGAACAAGTAAAATCATATCTTACACAGTATTTAATGAACTGTAGTGCGCTAGCTACAGCTTTAAACTCTGAGTTTTTAACTAAGCAATGGTGGGAAAATAAGAAAGAAAAAATCACAGGAAATAGCTTAAAAAAATCCTTTGATGGTGAAATCAATGCAATAAGGAGAGCTTATGTAAACTCTAATTTATTTAGAAATGGTTTTATAGCTATTCCTCTGTTAAACTATACTAAGTTAATTGTAGGGAATAATAATAACATCAACTTTATAAATCATCAGTTTTTGAGACAAAACAAAGTAGATGTAACCAGTTTAGAACTAGATTTTAATAAACTCAAATATGCCCCGAGGTATATATATTTTTATGAGTTTAATTTACTAGAAAATCTTAAACACTTAATTTCAAGTGCTTATAGTAGTATTGTGCCAACAGTAGATTTTGACAATACTATTTTAGATACTTCTTTCGATAATTTTTTTGAAGCTAATTATTCTATAAGATTAATAAAAAACAAGAGAGAAATCCAAGAGTTTAAAGAAAGTCTACGAAATTATTATTTCAAAATAGAAGATGAGGTTTCTGATCCGATAAAAAGAGTATCTACAAGAAAAATTATTATACCTCAATCTAATAGAAATCTTAAAGATTTCAAAGTAGCTGTAGCCAATACTATAGTTGAGGAAGACAATATTATTCAGTCACTTTTCAAAAAACCTAATGAGTCTACAGATAGACGTGACGACTTAATTGATATCCTTAATGCAGCTGAAAAATCAAAATCTGATGCGCTTATTTTACCTGAAGTAAGTGTTCCTTATCCTTGGCTGCCACAATTAACAGATGAAGCCAGAAGAAAGCAAAGGATGTTAATTATGGGATTAGAACATATGACTGTAAATAATAAAGCTTTTAATTATTTGGTCACATGCCTTCCAATAAAACACAATGGTATAAAAGATTGTATAGTAAGTTTAAGACTTAAAAATCACTATTCACCAGGTGAACAAAGCTTAATCTTAAGTAAAGGAAGAAAAATCCCAAAAGTAACGCCATATTATTACGAACATTTTGTTTGGAGAGGTATACATTTTAGTTGTTACAATTGTTACGAGCTAACAGACATTGAGCATCGAGCACTTTTTAAAGGAAAAATTGATGTGATGTTTGCTTCGGAATATAATCGTGATGTTAATTATTTTTCTAACATCGCAGAAAGTGTTTCCAGAGATGTTCATTGTGCTTTTATTCAATCGAATAGTGCACAATTTGGAGACTCTAGAATTACAATTCCTAAGAAAACTGCTCTTAAAGATATATTAAGACTTAAAGGAGGAATTAACAGTGTTGTATTAGTTGGTAAACTAAACATAGCCGATTTACGAGAGTTTCAATCTACATTAGTACAATTTCAAGACACAAATAAATATAAAAACACCCCACCTAATTTTGATCATAGGGGAGCAGAAGAAAGATAA
- a CDS encoding type I restriction endonuclease subunit R produces the protein MIIGEQKKDKMVNYSEYNDSQKPALNLLQKMGWQYITPEEVFSARGELLTNVLLDDILAKQLAKINAFEYKGASYKFSTGSIQGAINALKNVPNEGLVQTNERVYDLITLGKSFNETVQGDRKAYTVNYIDWKNPENNVFHVTEEFEVEGRKGKRRPDIVLFVNGIPFVVIENKRRDKNDSLEEAISQNIRNQKDKEGIPKLFYYAQLLLAVHPNEVKYGATGTPAKFWSVWKEDVERAVSKLLKKKINNTQAEDRLVTEQDKGLYALCNTERLLDIAYKYVVFDGPDKKICRYQQYFAVQETIQRVKTRNKEGNRQGGVIWHTTGSGKSLTMVMLSKALALDTSIESPRVIIVTDRISLDKQIFKTFVNCGKHVKKAKSGNDLIELLQDKGNEIITTIIDKFEIATKRTSFKDESQNIFVLVDESHRSQYGSAHANMKRIVPNASYIGFTGTPLMKSQKSTSKKFGGFIHKYTIDQAVKDGAVLPLLYEGRSAKLSINKKQIDKGFERLAAPLNEEARKDLKKKFATIGKIYESDHVIEEIAYDISEHFRENWKGTGFKAQLAVPKIDTAIKYQKYFELQTDPAIKINTRVVFTPPDSRQNNDDVWSDSTSESKKYWERILERFNDQEAYETWVVDRFKEETDEVELIIVVSKLLTGFDAPRNTVLYLAKPLVAHNLLQAIARVNRLFKGKEYGHIIDYVGVLGKLDEALTEYSALEDFDEEDLKNTVVDVKEEIRKVPIRHAEVWDIFKGVYDKNDIEALERHIAEKDVRDQFYERVSAFARILQTALASDDFYNEFSTEQIGFYKSELKKFQSLRLSVQFRYAEKVSYKEYEPRVRKLLDTYIDADEVQVLTKDVNIFDKNMVEEALESYGKSPASKADFIAHQMKKVITENMEKDEAFYKKFSQLIEETIKNFYDGRLTEKEYLEAMQKTRNDLASGYQDGIPESVQSNPKARAFYGALNEVLNKKLDKEISKNKVAEAGVEIEEIVKKLIITDWKKNVDIQNKMENQIEDYLISKRGQFGIEISFDEIDEILIKCLRVAKNNF, from the coding sequence TTGATCATAGGGGAGCAGAAGAAAGATAAGATGGTAAATTATAGCGAGTACAACGATTCACAAAAACCAGCGTTGAATTTACTTCAAAAAATGGGCTGGCAATATATAACACCAGAAGAGGTGTTCTCAGCACGAGGCGAACTATTAACTAATGTGTTATTAGATGATATTTTAGCAAAACAATTAGCTAAGATCAATGCATTTGAATACAAAGGCGCGTCCTATAAATTCTCAACTGGTAGTATTCAAGGCGCTATTAATGCATTGAAGAATGTACCAAACGAAGGCTTAGTGCAGACCAATGAGCGCGTGTACGATTTAATTACATTAGGTAAGAGTTTTAACGAAACAGTACAAGGTGATCGTAAGGCCTATACTGTAAATTATATAGATTGGAAAAACCCAGAAAACAATGTCTTCCATGTTACTGAAGAATTTGAGGTAGAAGGACGTAAAGGTAAACGACGTCCAGATATTGTACTGTTTGTTAATGGTATTCCTTTTGTGGTTATCGAGAATAAACGTCGAGATAAAAACGATTCTTTAGAGGAGGCTATTTCTCAAAACATACGCAATCAAAAAGACAAGGAAGGCATTCCTAAACTATTTTATTACGCCCAACTACTATTAGCGGTGCATCCTAATGAAGTAAAATATGGAGCTACAGGAACACCTGCTAAATTCTGGTCAGTTTGGAAAGAAGATGTAGAAAGAGCCGTGTCTAAACTCTTAAAAAAGAAAATAAACAATACACAGGCAGAAGATCGTTTGGTAACAGAACAAGATAAAGGTTTGTATGCTTTGTGTAACACAGAACGTCTATTAGACATTGCCTATAAATATGTTGTTTTTGATGGCCCTGATAAGAAAATATGCCGCTATCAACAATACTTTGCGGTACAAGAAACCATACAGCGAGTAAAAACAAGAAATAAAGAAGGAAACCGACAAGGAGGTGTTATATGGCATACCACTGGTAGTGGTAAATCTTTAACTATGGTTATGCTATCAAAAGCATTAGCCTTAGACACATCTATAGAATCACCAAGGGTTATCATAGTAACAGACAGAATAAGTTTAGATAAGCAAATCTTTAAAACCTTTGTCAACTGTGGTAAGCATGTAAAAAAAGCAAAGAGTGGTAATGATCTTATAGAGTTACTACAAGACAAAGGCAATGAAATTATAACCACTATCATCGATAAGTTTGAAATTGCTACCAAAAGAACATCTTTCAAAGATGAATCTCAAAATATTTTTGTCTTGGTAGATGAGAGTCATCGTAGTCAATATGGTTCAGCACATGCTAATATGAAACGTATTGTTCCTAATGCCTCTTACATTGGCTTTACAGGAACACCATTAATGAAATCGCAAAAAAGTACTTCCAAGAAGTTTGGTGGTTTCATACATAAATACACCATAGATCAAGCAGTAAAAGATGGTGCTGTTTTACCCTTATTATATGAAGGAAGATCAGCAAAATTAAGCATCAACAAAAAACAAATAGATAAGGGCTTTGAGCGTTTAGCAGCACCTTTAAATGAAGAAGCTAGAAAAGATTTAAAAAAGAAGTTTGCTACCATTGGTAAAATTTATGAGTCAGATCATGTTATAGAAGAAATCGCATATGATATTTCAGAACATTTTCGAGAAAACTGGAAAGGAACTGGTTTTAAAGCACAACTAGCTGTCCCTAAAATAGACACAGCTATAAAGTACCAGAAGTATTTTGAGTTGCAAACAGATCCAGCTATTAAAATAAATACAAGAGTAGTTTTTACACCACCAGATAGTAGACAAAATAACGATGATGTATGGTCTGATTCAACAAGTGAGTCTAAGAAGTATTGGGAAAGAATACTAGAACGATTTAACGACCAGGAAGCATATGAAACTTGGGTAGTAGATCGCTTTAAAGAAGAGACAGACGAAGTTGAACTCATAATTGTAGTAAGTAAACTACTTACAGGATTCGATGCACCAAGAAACACAGTACTATATCTGGCAAAACCTTTAGTAGCGCATAATTTATTACAAGCAATTGCTCGTGTAAATAGGTTATTTAAAGGAAAAGAGTATGGTCATATTATAGATTACGTAGGTGTTTTAGGGAAATTAGATGAGGCATTAACAGAGTATAGTGCTTTAGAAGATTTTGATGAAGAAGATTTAAAAAATACGGTTGTAGATGTAAAAGAAGAAATAAGAAAAGTACCTATACGCCATGCAGAAGTTTGGGATATCTTTAAAGGTGTTTATGATAAAAACGATATTGAAGCTTTAGAGAGACACATCGCTGAAAAAGATGTACGTGATCAATTTTACGAGCGAGTATCTGCATTTGCCAGAATACTACAAACAGCATTAGCTTCAGATGATTTTTATAACGAGTTTAGTACAGAGCAAATAGGGTTTTATAAAAGTGAACTAAAGAAATTTCAAAGTTTACGTTTATCCGTACAATTTAGATATGCCGAAAAAGTATCTTATAAAGAATATGAGCCTCGAGTACGTAAACTATTAGACACTTATATAGATGCCGATGAGGTGCAAGTGCTCACAAAAGATGTGAATATTTTTGATAAAAACATGGTGGAAGAAGCTTTAGAATCATATGGTAAATCACCAGCGTCTAAGGCAGATTTCATAGCGCATCAAATGAAAAAAGTGATTACTGAAAATATGGAGAAGGATGAGGCTTTTTATAAAAAATTCTCACAGCTGATAGAAGAAACCATTAAAAATTTTTATGATGGTAGACTTACCGAAAAAGAATACCTAGAAGCAATGCAAAAAACACGTAATGATTTAGCTAGCGGATATCAAGATGGCATACCAGAAAGTGTACAAAGCAATCCTAAGGCGCGAGCTTTTTATGGAGCTTTAAATGAAGTGCTTAATAAAAAACTTGATAAAGAAATTAGTAAAAATAAAGTAGCTGAAGCAGGGGTGGAAATTGAAGAAATAGTTAAAAAATTAATTATAACAGATTGGAAAAAGAATGTTGATATTCAAAACAAAATGGAAAACCAAATTGAAGATTATCTAATTAGTAAAAGAGGCCAATTTGGTATAGAAATTAGTTTTGATGAAATAGATGAGATATTAATTAAGTGTTTAAGAGTAGCAAAAAATAATTTCTAA
- a CDS encoding M48 family metallopeptidase yields the protein MRSIQYGSQEIFFELQRSSRKTLAIEVHPDSSVHIIAPKESSIQDIDQKVEKRAKWIVKQQQYFEQFLPRTPERKYVSGETHYYLGKSYLLKVSSGTINQVKLKAGKLEVICKNDIKQDTVKKLLAKWYYQHAEKKFNTLLLESYSKFKEYDFKVPQIEIRRMNKRWGSCNTVDKITINPEIIKAPSKCIEYLITHEMCHFIERNHTKKFYTILTDVMPNWEKWKNRLEQKLS from the coding sequence ATGCGCAGTATACAATACGGATCACAAGAAATTTTCTTTGAACTACAACGCTCAAGTCGTAAAACATTGGCAATCGAAGTACATCCAGACAGCTCAGTACATATCATTGCACCAAAAGAAAGCTCAATTCAAGATATTGATCAAAAAGTAGAGAAAAGGGCAAAATGGATTGTGAAACAGCAACAATATTTTGAGCAGTTTTTACCGCGTACACCAGAACGAAAATATGTTTCAGGAGAAACACATTATTATTTGGGTAAATCATACCTGTTAAAAGTAAGCTCAGGAACCATAAACCAGGTAAAACTAAAGGCAGGAAAACTTGAAGTTATATGTAAAAATGACATAAAACAAGATACTGTAAAAAAGCTGCTTGCAAAATGGTATTATCAACATGCAGAGAAGAAGTTTAATACACTTCTTTTAGAGTCCTATTCAAAATTTAAAGAATATGATTTTAAAGTACCACAAATTGAAATCCGAAGAATGAATAAACGCTGGGGTAGCTGTAATACAGTAGATAAAATAACAATCAATCCAGAAATAATAAAAGCACCATCGAAATGTATAGAGTACTTAATAACACACGAAATGTGTCATTTTATAGAACGAAACCATACAAAAAAGTTCTATACCATTCTTACAGATGTAATGCCTAATTGGGAAAAATGGAAAAATCGTTTAGAACAAAAGTTGTCTTAA